A single region of the Brachypodium distachyon strain Bd21 chromosome 3, Brachypodium_distachyon_v3.0, whole genome shotgun sequence genome encodes:
- the LOC100842461 gene encoding bidirectional sugar transporter SWEET11, with the protein MAAGFLSMAHPAITLSGIAGNVISFLVFLAPVTTFVQVVRKKTTGGFSAVPYVVALFSSTLWILYALLKGNSRPLLTINGFGCGVELAYVVAYLLYAPRKARLRALAYFLALDVAAFAIVAAVALLGVAPEHRVKFLGSVCLAFSMAVFVAPLSIIFKVIKTKSVEFMPISLSFCLVLSAVAWFCYGYFTKDPYVMYPNVGGFFFSCVQMGLYFYYRRPSNAAVLPTTADGATGGGAVQAQVIELPPHAVAILSVSNIPILGMHKIEVMAAPEQQDAKAADIVDKAAPAPEAVEIAGTV; encoded by the exons ATGGCTGCCGGCTTCCTCTCCATGGCTCACCCGGCGATCACCCTCTCCGGCATCGCAG GCAACGTCATCTccttcctcgtcttcctcgcccCAGT GACGACGTTCGTGCAGgtggtgaggaagaagacgacgggTGGGTTCAGCGCGGTGCCTTACGTGGTGGCGCTCTTCAGCTCGACGCTGTGGATCCTCTACGCGCTGCTCAAGGGCAACTCCAGGCCGCTGCTCACCATCAATGGCTTCGGCTGCGGCGTCGAGCTCGCCTACGTCGTCGCCTACCTCCTCTACGCGCCGCGCAAGGCCAGGCTGCGCGCGCTCGCCTACTTCCTGGCGCTCGAcgtcgccgccttcgccattgtcgccgccgtcgccctccTCGGCGTTGCCCCCGAGCACCGCGTCAAGTTCCTGGGTTCCGTCTGCCTCGCCTTCTCCATGGCCGTCTTCGTCGCCCCGCTCTCCATCATC TTCAAGGTGATCAAGACGAAGAGCGTGGAGTTCATGCCGATCAGCCTGTCCTTCTGCCTCGTGCTCAGCGCCGTCGCCTGGTTCTGCTACGGATACTTCACCAAGGACCCCTACGTCATG TACCCGAACGTGGGgggcttcttcttcagctGCGTGCAGATGGGGCTCTACTTCTACTACCGCAGGCCGAGCAACGCCGCCGTGCTGCCCACCACGGCCGACggcgccaccggcggcggcgccgtgcaGGCGCAGGTCATCGAGCTGCCGCCGCACGCCGTCGCCATCCTCTCCGTCAGCAACATCCCCATCCTCGGCATGCACAAGATCGAGGTCATGGCAGCACCAGAGCAGCAGGACGCCAAGGCCGCCGACATCGTCGACAAGGCGGCGCCAGCACCGGAGGCCGTCGAGATCGCCGGTACCGTTTGA
- the LOC100822259 gene encoding probable protein S-acyltransferase 6, translating to MYVPRPSRSDGGGRDAEQPRVYQVWRGNNKFFLQGRFIFGPDARSLFLTMSLIVAPVLVFCVFVARHLMNDFPNHWGISVMVVVVVFTIYDLILLLLTSGRDPGIIPRNTYPPEPESVDGSNYSRGQTPQQFRLPRTKDVIVNGISVKVKYCDTCLLYRPPRCSHCSICNNCVERFDHHCPWVGQCIGQRNYRFFYMFVFSTTLICLYVFAFCWVYIIKIREAEQLSIWKAMLKTPASIVLIIYCFLCVWFVGGLSVFHFYLMSTNQTTYENFRYRYDRRTNPYNRGVLSNILEIFSSRIPPSKNNFRARVTVEQGVQEARSSSRGFMSPNMGKPVGDLEMGRKPGSWDEPRTAAHIGDLEVGLGGSMDEKEGRLTHASPDVSGDDDLQPELVEGQAGTHSRRSSWDRRTGTSESLDSDSPQTAPAEEANKGSHLPTMGTH from the exons AAATTCTTCTTGCAAGGGAGGTTTATATTTGGGCCTGATGCTAGATCCTTATTTCTCACTATGTCCCTCATTGTTGCACCTGTGCTCGTGTTCTGTGTGTTTGTTGCCAGACACCTCATGAATGACTTTCCTAATCATTGGGGTATCTCAGTGATGGTAGTGGTAGTTGTCTTCACCATTTAT GATTTGATCCTACTTCTTCTTACATCTGGTAGAGACCCTGGTATAATACCTCGAAATACTTATCCTCCTGAACCTGAAAGCGTTGATGGGAGCAATTATAGTAGAGGGCAGACACCCCAGCAATTCCGTTTGCCTCGGACAAAGGATGTCATTGTAAATGGAATCAGTGTGAAGGTTAAATACTGCGACACCTGCTTGCTGTACCGGCCTCCCCGATGTTCACACTGTTCTATTTGCAATAACTGTGTGGAACGGTTTGATCATCACTGCCCATGGGTTGGCCAATGCATAGGACAG CGCAATTATCGGTTCTTCTACATGTTTGTATTCTCCACCACATTAATCTGCCTCTATGTATTTGCCTTCTGTTGGGTGTACATAATCAAGATTAGAGAAGCCGAGCAGTTGTCAATTTGGAAGGCAATGTTGAAGACACCAGCTTCAATTGTTCTGATTATTTACTGTTTTCTTTGTGTATGGTTTGTCGGTGGTCTGTCAGTCTTCCATTTCTATCTCATGAGCACTAACCAG aCAACATACGAAAATTTCAGGTACCGCTACGATCGTCGCACAAACCCGTATAACAGAGGTGTTCTGAGCAACATTCTAGAGATATTCTCCAGCCGTATTCCTCCCTCAAAGAACAATTTCCGTGCAAGGGTCACGGTAGAACAAGGGGTACAAGAAGCACGGTCGTCATCCAGGGGTTTCATGAGCCCGAACATGGGCAAGCCCGTTGGAGATCTTGAAATGGGCAGGAAGCCAGGATCTTGGGATGAGCCGAGGACGGCAGCTCATATTGGAGACCTGGAAGTTGGTCTCGGTGGCTCCATGGATGAGAAAGAGGGCAGGTTAACCCATGCATCCCCAGATGTAAGCGGAGATGACGATCTTCAACCTGAGCTCGTGGAAGGCCAAGCTGGCACGCATTCGAGGCGGTCAAGCTGGGACCGCAGAACTGGGACCTCGGAGTCATTGGACAGCGACTCTCCGCAAACAGCGCCTGCTGAGGAAGCTAACAAAGGCAGCCATCTCCCAACGATGGGCACACATTAG
- the LOC100821950 gene encoding uncharacterized protein LOC100821950 — MVFSKVEVNLRRLLEAAPRQQNQAKLVHYITTARELLEQLGTEITPEGVSSVSKAKLGEYSEKIEALAATLAATVPENENPVEESIEEQSSYEREKVGSPISLSSGLRRRPTTQVEVGPSSYERKERDTGAPIKLDAEAQAHIEKHRKLQDDLTDEMVDLARQLKESSLLMNQSVQDTEKILDSTERVVEHSLASTGRATARASEVYSLASKTTCFQWLLIFMMTCMFVMVVLLIRVT; from the exons ATGGTGTTCAGCAAGGTGGAAGTGAACTTGAGAAGGCTGCTCGAGGCGGCTCCTCGGCAGCAGAATCAGGCTAAGCTTGTCCAT TACATAACCACAGCGAGGGAGCTGTTGGAGCAGCTTGGAACAGAAATCACACCAGAAGGTGTATCAAG TGTTTCAAAAGCTAAGCTAGGTGAGTATTCAGAAAAGATTGAAGCACTGGCTGCCACGCTCGCTGCTACAGTG CCAGAAAATGAAAATCCGGTTGAGGAGAGCATAGAAGAACAAAGCTCTTATGAAAGAGAAAAGGTTGGAAGTCCAATATCCTTGTCATCCGGATTGCGAAGGAGACCAAC TACTCAGGTGGAGGTTGGACCAAGTAGTTatgagagaaaagaaagagatacTGGAGCACCTATTAAATTGGACGCAGAGGCTCAGGCTCACATTGAGAAGCATAG GAAGCTGCAAGATGATCTGACTGACGAGATGGTCGACTTAGCACGCCAGCTGAAGGAAAGCAGCCTTTTAATGAACCAATCCGTGCAAGATACAGAGAAG ATCCTCGATTCCACTGAGAGAGTCGTGGAGCATAGCTTGGCGAGCACGGGGCGCGCGACGGCACGGGCCTCTGAGGTCTACTCTCTGGCTTCCAAGACGACCTGCTTCCAGTGGCTGCTCATCTTCATGATGACCTGCATGTTTGTCATGGTGGTTCTGCTCATACGAGTCACCTAA